GCCAAAACGTTTCACAAGTCCATTTAAAGCCTTCCCAATTGCTCTTCTCGCCTGACTTGATGCTGCTTAGGATTTGTAGGGCTTGCTTAATAAAATGAACGTGAAACCGTTCGATCTTCTCTTGACGTTCGGTGTAACCGATATCCGTATGGGAATGATGGATAATGTCTAATGTCCACTTTCGGGTTGGCTTCTTCATATGCGGTTTCGAGCTCCCTCCCTATTCCTTCACGCTTCCCATTACCAGGCCGGTCATGAAATATTTTTGCAAAAACGGATAGACAGCCATGATCGGCAATGCGCCTATAAAGATTTGCGCCGCACGTGTAGTCCGATCCGAAATCTCCGACAAGGTTTTAACATCCTCTGCGCGCATGTTAGCGAAATCCTGTTGAATGATAGCAGTCTGCAAATACGTGGCGAGTGGGTAATCACTTGGCGAGTTCACGAGCATAAGACCATCGAACCAGGAATTCCAGTGCCCGACGATTGTAAACAGCGAGACCGTCGCAATGGCGGGCATGGACAGCGGGAGATATATTTTCCACAGCGTTATCCAATGACTTCCTCCATCCATGAAGCTCGATTCCTCTAGCTCCTTGGGCAGTCCCCGAAAAAAATTGAGCAGCAGAATGACGTTAAACACGGTCACCGCCCCCGGAATGACTAGTGCCCAAATTGTATCCATTAAATGGGTGTATTTGATCGTCAAGTACCATGGAATTAAACCGCCGCTGAATAAGATCGTTATTACAAAATACCAGGCATAAAAGGTCCTCATCCGAAAATCCTTCGCTTCTTTGGAAAGCGCGTAACCCAGCGTTACGGTTAAAAACATACTAATACCAGTACCCAATATTACCCGCTGAATGGAAATCAGGAATGACCCCAGAAAATCTTTCTTCTTCAAAATAAATTCATAAGATTTCAGTGAGAATTCGACCGGCCATAGCTTGACTAGCCCTGCCGCTGCAGCGCTGCTGGAGCTGAATGAGACGGCAATGACCTGGATGACTGGAAGGATGCAGAGCAATGAGAGCGCGATCAAAAATATAAGATTGCAAATATTGAATAGGCTCCGCGTTACGGAGGCGTGTTGAATCATTGTGTTCCCCCCCTATTCCAGTTAAAAAATTCGGTAATTCGCAAACCGGTACGCCAGCCAATAAGACACCGAGATCAGCAAAAAAGAAACGAACGATTTCAGTAATCCAATAGCAGTTGCCGGACCATATTGGGCATCTGAGACACCGATGCGGTAAATCAATGTATCCAGAATATCTCCGCTTTCGTAGACTTGAGGACTGTATAAGTTAAACACTTGGTCGAAGCCTGCATTCAACACGTTGCCTAGGCTTAGCGTGGCCATTAGCACAACAATCGGGATCATCCCCGGCAGCGTAATATAGAGGGTTTGCTTCCAGCGGTTTGCGCCATCTATAGTGGCCGCTTCATAAAGAGATGGATTAATGCTTGTCAGCGCGGCCAGGTATACGATTGTGTTGAAACCGAATTCCTTCCACGTATCCGTCAGCACGAGCGTGATGGGAAACCATCGGTTATCACCGAGGAAGTATATAGGTTGGATGCCGAACCATCCAAGAACTTGATTGACGATGCCGTGCTGTAGAGAGAGGACATCGATGAGGATGCCGGCAAGAATGACCCACGATAGGAAATAAGGAAAATAGATTAAAGTTTGAATGCTGCGCTTCACAATCGTCTTACGGATTTCATTCAAAAGCAGAGCGATGATGATCGGTACGATATTGCCCATTATAATTTTCATCGTAGCAATGTAGACGGTATTCCAGATAATGCGGTATGTGTTCGGCATTTCCAGGACGTATTCCAGATTAGAGAGCCCTGTCCACTCCGAGCCCATAAATCCTTTGATCGGTTTGAAATCCTGAAATGCAATAACGTTGCCAAACATAGGAATATAGCAATAGATCAATACAATAACTAAGCTGGGAAATACCAGTATATGCAAAGGTAACTCGCGGCGCCATTTGCCCGTTTTCATCTGTCATCCCACCGTCCGGTTGTATAATAAAGATAAGGGAAGAGAAGTTGAAGATCATCTTTTCCCTTTCTTTTTTGGTCCTTTAATTATTTGGAGGTTGAAGCCCACTCGTTTACTTCTTTCGTAATTTGGTCGCCGCCGGATTTTTTCCAGTTTTCCACGAATTTATCGAATTCGTCCAACGGTGCGCCAACGATAATCTTGGTGATCATTTCTTTCTCCAGATTTAAGAGCGTCAACCATTTCAGCGTCATCGTCTGCGTCTGTAGGCTAGAGCGATATTCATTGGTATACAACAGATCTTTCTCTTTGTAATAATTCAGAACGGCGAATGAAGAGTCTGTCGGACCTGCTTGCCGAACCGTCGACCACTTCGTCTGATCTCCGTTCTTGAACGCTTGATAAGCTTCGTAGTCCGCTTTTTGCTCACCGTTTAGTGCTGACGGATCATTGGATGCTACTGCTTTTTTTAATGCCTCGTAACGTCCGGGAACATCCTTATCGGGTGGGAAGCCATAGACGAACGGCCACTTGAACGCTTCCAGCCGTTCCTTCGTCACCGGGTCCTTCGTCACGCTCCATTTGTCCCAATCGCCCGTTTTTCCGTAAAACTTCTCGAAGTTCGCGTTAAACATCTTGACTATAACTTCAGGATGCTTGAAATTTTTCTTCACAACATAGTAGGTACCGATAGGGAAGCCTACGGTTGGCCGAGCCGGTTTATTATCGATAGAAGGGATTGGATACGCTTTCCAGTCCATATTCGGATTCAGCTTGCGCGCATCATCGAATGGATAAAAAGGATTGGAGTTCGCCCCGAACGTAATGCCTAATTTATTCTGTCCGAGCAGTTCCGCCTCCTTGGCCGCGTCCTTCGCTCCGAATTCCTTATCGATTAATCCGGATTTGTACAGCTCCTG
Above is a window of Paenibacillus sp. FSL K6-1330 DNA encoding:
- a CDS encoding carbohydrate ABC transporter permease translates to MIQHASVTRSLFNICNLIFLIALSLLCILPVIQVIAVSFSSSSAAAAGLVKLWPVEFSLKSYEFILKKKDFLGSFLISIQRVILGTGISMFLTVTLGYALSKEAKDFRMRTFYAWYFVITILFSGGLIPWYLTIKYTHLMDTIWALVIPGAVTVFNVILLLNFFRGLPKELEESSFMDGGSHWITLWKIYLPLSMPAIATVSLFTIVGHWNSWFDGLMLVNSPSDYPLATYLQTAIIQQDFANMRAEDVKTLSEISDRTTRAAQIFIGALPIMAVYPFLQKYFMTGLVMGSVKE
- a CDS encoding ABC transporter permease subunit, translated to MKTGKWRRELPLHILVFPSLVIVLIYCYIPMFGNVIAFQDFKPIKGFMGSEWTGLSNLEYVLEMPNTYRIIWNTVYIATMKIIMGNIVPIIIALLLNEIRKTIVKRSIQTLIYFPYFLSWVILAGILIDVLSLQHGIVNQVLGWFGIQPIYFLGDNRWFPITLVLTDTWKEFGFNTIVYLAALTSINPSLYEAATIDGANRWKQTLYITLPGMIPIVVLMATLSLGNVLNAGFDQVFNLYSPQVYESGDILDTLIYRIGVSDAQYGPATAIGLLKSFVSFLLISVSYWLAYRFANYRIF